In the genome of Chryseobacterium arthrosphaerae, one region contains:
- a CDS encoding DUF6443 domain-containing protein, whose amino-acid sequence MKKIFILICTFFVKNVVCAQITETENYIHKRTYLESVTTTSTTAKQIESIQYFDGLGRSKQITNVKASPQGKDVVTHIEYDQFGRQIKNYLPVPQNGTLNGGIVSDPLGNASSVYGGEKIYSEKILENSPLDRIQQQIREGNDWSNKPVKYEYNTASVADEVRKFTVVTTWENGATKSVLGENWLYTDNQLYKNTIIDEDGNKKIEFKNRKGQLIMVRKDGGASTYYVYNEYDQLAWILPPIASMRGDIVSNIVKHDELCYQYRYDGRGRLVEKKLPGKGWEYVVYDKQDRLVATQDAELRKKGQWLYTKYDPLGRVAITGICTGGERLQEQGLANGYGLNNVNRINTAFFERQGMNVYYDNPDSTYPNSTKWVTLLSLNYYDTYPAYNFNPAFPDNTPEMTVLTGSPSSDGRSTKGLSLMNLVKNIEDDNWTKNYTYYDIKGRVVGTHSINHLGGYTRVLSDLDFSGMPKVTITKHKRITTDIEKVITETFDYDHQNRLLVHKHQIDNNPVEILTQNKYNELSQLETKKVGGINIAAPLQTIGYKYNIRGWLTQINDPDNLGTDLFGYKINYNKIEGLEIPNQDYPDLKVKAKYNGNIAEISWKTLTEENEPLKRYGYSYDNLNRLSAGFYQKTGQENFKEFFEIIDYDLNGNIQRLKRSDFALAGTNIARVIDNLKYDYTGNKLVKITDEQQNPSGYPYLANPNTLLYDDNGNMTSHPDKDISSIEYNYLNLPKQITRSSDITKYVYRADGTKIKKFFGNKLEVDYLNGFQYKSTFDFESWSGDGTYNPDPNEIPVVKLRIIPTDEGYFDALKGQYVYNFTDHLGNVRVSYSDTNKDGIIQPRSYIVTECKPKMGCMDNWKDGEILDINNYYPFGLIHNYNGTTQNAYQYKYNGKELQETGMYDYGARFYMPDLGRWGGIDPKSQYTHETYSYVWNNPIQFIDPTGMMAETFGIIAYPNRDGAFNGEIVKDSDGEFIWNGTNWIDTKDGSSLSTTVTLIGKAKSSDSGPGSLALSALMVSQFDSPAPGPADVVGAFMLLGAGVWWTVNQFTIPSTGYTTIADPGAGMRNLNSESDAEDTDVNGVKVPKEEKDFDDVWNDAKDGDPTKGKSTQKEKDISDWEQDSKIKLQNEKEINTKFGKGRTGLDSNGNRVNVRPGSKGANGGNPTIERIKNGRYQKIRYK is encoded by the coding sequence ATGAAAAAAATATTTATATTAATCTGTACGTTTTTTGTGAAAAATGTGGTATGTGCACAAATAACTGAGACTGAAAACTATATTCATAAACGAACTTATCTCGAGTCAGTAACTACTACAAGTACGACTGCCAAGCAAATTGAATCTATACAGTATTTTGATGGATTAGGCAGGTCAAAGCAAATTACTAACGTAAAGGCTTCTCCGCAAGGAAAAGATGTTGTTACTCATATTGAATATGATCAATTTGGAAGACAGATCAAAAATTATCTGCCGGTTCCACAAAATGGAACTTTAAATGGAGGAATTGTTTCCGATCCACTTGGAAATGCATCATCTGTGTATGGGGGAGAAAAGATCTATTCAGAAAAAATCCTGGAAAATTCGCCTTTAGACAGAATCCAACAACAAATTCGGGAGGGAAATGACTGGAGCAATAAGCCCGTGAAGTACGAATATAATACTGCTTCTGTTGCTGATGAAGTAAGAAAATTCACAGTAGTTACTACCTGGGAAAATGGTGCAACAAAATCGGTACTTGGGGAGAACTGGTTGTATACAGATAATCAGTTGTATAAAAATACAATAATAGATGAAGATGGAAACAAGAAAATAGAATTTAAAAATAGGAAGGGGCAGCTTATTATGGTTAGAAAAGATGGTGGAGCAAGCACCTATTATGTTTATAATGAATATGATCAGTTGGCTTGGATATTACCTCCTATAGCCAGTATGAGAGGAGATATTGTTTCTAACATTGTCAAACATGATGAATTGTGTTATCAATACCGTTACGATGGTAGAGGCCGCTTGGTTGAAAAAAAGCTTCCAGGAAAAGGATGGGAATATGTGGTGTATGATAAACAGGATAGATTGGTTGCCACTCAGGATGCCGAATTAAGGAAAAAAGGACAATGGCTGTATACTAAATATGATCCATTGGGAAGAGTTGCAATTACCGGAATATGTACTGGAGGTGAAAGACTACAGGAGCAAGGGCTTGCTAACGGATATGGCTTAAACAACGTTAATAGAATTAACACAGCTTTTTTCGAAAGGCAAGGTATGAATGTATATTATGATAATCCGGATAGTACTTACCCTAACTCCACAAAATGGGTAACATTATTATCTTTAAACTATTATGATACCTATCCTGCCTATAATTTTAATCCTGCATTCCCTGACAATACTCCTGAAATGACTGTTCTAACAGGCTCTCCTTCTTCGGATGGAAGAAGCACCAAAGGACTTTCTTTAATGAATCTTGTAAAGAATATTGAAGATGACAACTGGACAAAAAATTATACTTATTATGACATAAAAGGGAGAGTTGTCGGAACGCACTCTATTAACCATTTAGGAGGATACACAAGGGTATTATCTGATTTGGATTTTTCAGGCATGCCTAAAGTAACCATAACTAAGCATAAAAGAATTACTACGGATATAGAGAAAGTAATCACAGAAACATTTGATTATGATCATCAGAATAGATTACTTGTTCATAAACATCAAATCGATAATAATCCTGTAGAGATACTTACGCAGAATAAATATAATGAGTTATCTCAACTTGAGACCAAAAAAGTTGGTGGGATAAATATAGCAGCTCCATTACAGACTATAGGTTATAAATACAATATCAGAGGATGGCTTACTCAGATCAATGATCCTGATAATTTAGGAACAGATTTATTTGGGTACAAGATTAACTATAATAAAATAGAAGGATTAGAAATTCCTAATCAGGATTATCCGGATTTGAAAGTTAAAGCAAAATACAATGGTAATATTGCAGAAATATCTTGGAAAACATTAACAGAAGAGAATGAACCATTGAAAAGATATGGATATTCCTATGATAATCTCAATAGACTTTCTGCAGGATTCTATCAAAAGACAGGTCAAGAAAATTTTAAAGAATTTTTTGAGATCATTGATTATGATTTAAACGGGAATATCCAAAGACTCAAAAGATCAGACTTTGCTTTAGCTGGGACTAATATTGCAAGGGTAATAGATAACTTAAAATATGATTATACAGGAAATAAATTGGTGAAAATAACTGATGAACAGCAAAACCCATCAGGATATCCATATTTGGCAAATCCCAATACTCTTTTATATGATGATAATGGAAATATGACATCACATCCTGATAAAGATATTTCTTCTATTGAATATAATTATTTAAATTTACCTAAACAGATTACCCGAAGCTCAGATATTACTAAGTATGTGTATCGGGCAGATGGTACAAAGATTAAAAAGTTCTTTGGAAATAAGCTCGAAGTAGATTATTTAAACGGGTTTCAGTATAAGTCTACATTTGATTTTGAATCATGGAGTGGTGATGGAACATACAATCCTGATCCGAATGAAATACCTGTTGTAAAGCTGAGAATTATTCCTACAGATGAAGGGTATTTTGATGCACTTAAAGGGCAATATGTTTACAATTTTACAGATCACTTAGGAAATGTAAGGGTAAGTTATTCGGATACCAATAAAGATGGAATTATCCAGCCAAGAAGCTATATTGTGACTGAATGCAAACCTAAAATGGGATGTATGGACAATTGGAAAGATGGGGAAATTTTGGATATAAACAATTATTATCCATTTGGGTTGATACACAATTATAATGGAACTACACAGAATGCTTATCAATACAAGTACAACGGGAAGGAACTTCAGGAGACAGGAATGTATGACTATGGGGCAAGATTCTACATGCCTGATTTAGGCAGATGGGGGGGGATTGACCCAAAGAGCCAATATACTCATGAAACATACAGTTATGTTTGGAATAACCCAATACAGTTCATTGATCCTACAGGAATGATGGCTGAAACTTTTGGGATTATTGCCTATCCAAATCGTGATGGAGCTTTTAATGGAGAAATAGTGAAAGATAGTGATGGGGAGTTTATATGGAACGGAACAAACTGGATTGATACAAAAGATGGGAGCTCCTTAAGTACAACAGTTACTTTGATTGGAAAGGCAAAAAGTAGCGATTCTGGTCCTGGAAGTTTAGCATTGTCGGCTCTAATGGTTTCTCAATTTGATTCGCCGGCTCCAGGTCCTGCGGATGTTGTTGGTGCTTTTATGCTATTAGGTGCAGGAGTTTGGTGGACAGTCAACCAGTTTACAATTCCTAGCACAGGTTACACTACCATTGCAGACCCAGGTGCCGGAATGAGAAATCTGAATTCTGAATCTGATGCAGAAGATACGGATGTAAATGGTGTGAAAGTGCCTAAAGAAGAAAAAGATTTTGATGATGTGTGGAATGATGCAAAAGATGGAGACCCAACAAAAGGGAAATCTACCCAAAAAGAAAAAGATATAAGCGATTGGGAACAAGATTCGAAAATAAAGCTACAGAATGAAAAAGAAATAAATACTAAATTTGGGAAAGGAAGAACAGGTTTAGATTCAAATGGAAACAGGGTAAATGTAAGACCAGGAAGTAAAGGTGCAAATGGAGGAAACCCAACAATCGAACGAATTAAAAATGGAAGGTATCAAAAAATTAGATATAAATAA
- a CDS encoding DUF5977 domain-containing protein: MKKNRFKIILLLSLFSISKYQSQSNISDKQIYNIATPEVANMMRYVDFPEPDFIGKNNISVPIYTIGFEKLNIPIGLSYTTKGNRAADIATAVGLGWNLNAGGNLTVKVNDMNDLTETYAYYTTPGFEPEQSYAWHRQSRGYLSTDYPQALSDTQDFNSQLCINHRIWENDDRLIDSAPDFYYVEAPGFKDRFYFTRISNTQLKANFFISNAKLNNNVNLNIKRACGFFESTSFGNVGGATVFYQPDKFEITGDNGYLYTFIDYEYSNIVDYPQDLSSHSIQKVNSWYLAKIKDPFSGKEINFEYESYTNNYEHLSLLTLFNYINFGNYGVSFLDLKRPVRDPFPDQVFNRLISSKLVAKRLKKIITEKETIDFNYDITRLDYGGNALSSILVKNKNGNTIKQANFSYSYFDSGNCSSGDYYCKRLKLEKVVDSSLGTYSFYYDNNVFPPRNTSKVDFLGYFNNNTSNVVFSKNDYHPNDLRYYPNTKFYFYPDLPKDNILPFQLRNKTAFATSFQIDRTPSSVSKLGLLKKMIYPTGGSLELDYENDDFMYEGEKYILGSTRVNMMRLYDSQNTISKEIKYKYINEDNTSSGQINFMTTPDETINIETPSGIGFNTGAIIGYSRIIEETTGKGYIEKKYSNFNDHPDQIMSPDQNISTQEQKNFIKFMKFPSSYIQSFDDRRGKLLSVNYYKEGQVTPLKKEEYSYDYQIRNSLKVTKPFYFAKSIGYDEYSASNYVLTYFSNLKSSTKEDFFPGGSIKEENTFNYDDARLVSKKTITAGDTTEEFYRNAKDKNIAKLVSANVLDTPVEIEKKKNGKLIDKQETKYDIPVSILPSSKISYDLESNTVITDIKYDKYDDKGNLIQYTNRNGSTVGIIWGYNKTLPIAKIEGKGTDHFMTMLSDESNALSIASDKDIDVATEDQFRTKLDLFQSRQHSFDVAITTYTYDPLVGMTSMSPPSKIRSFYKYDAGNRLEKVVDVNNNIIQDYKYNYAPIKYYSSEKTKSFIKDCGSGSLGSTYTYIVPAYKYSSTISQADADQRAQEDININGQSAANLNGICTPVSCSLNFNSSIGIAGGGSVSVSPNSYYKASFGFSSGPNSTNLPWTTGVKIATIYGPCKPIADYSSYNGQVFYTIKSDGDVILKTHSGTSRPNNTSYNYELFFPIN; the protein is encoded by the coding sequence ATGAAAAAAAATAGATTTAAGATTATTCTATTACTGTCATTATTTTCTATCTCAAAGTATCAATCACAGTCTAATATATCAGATAAACAAATATATAATATTGCTACTCCTGAGGTAGCAAATATGATGAGATATGTTGACTTTCCTGAACCTGATTTTATTGGGAAAAATAATATTTCAGTACCAATTTATACAATTGGGTTCGAAAAGTTGAACATTCCTATAGGACTTTCATATACTACAAAGGGAAATAGAGCTGCTGATATTGCTACGGCGGTGGGGCTGGGCTGGAATTTAAATGCTGGAGGAAATTTAACGGTTAAAGTTAATGATATGAATGATCTTACAGAGACATATGCCTACTATACTACTCCTGGTTTTGAGCCGGAGCAGTCATATGCCTGGCATCGACAGTCAAGAGGTTATCTGTCAACAGATTATCCGCAGGCTTTGAGTGATACACAGGATTTTAACTCTCAGTTGTGCATCAACCATAGAATATGGGAAAATGATGATAGATTAATTGATTCGGCTCCCGACTTTTACTATGTTGAAGCACCTGGGTTTAAAGATAGATTTTATTTTACAAGAATAAGTAATACTCAATTAAAGGCAAATTTTTTTATTTCAAATGCTAAGCTCAATAATAACGTGAATCTGAATATTAAAAGAGCATGTGGTTTCTTTGAAAGCACTAGCTTTGGTAATGTAGGGGGTGCCACTGTTTTCTATCAGCCGGATAAATTTGAAATAACAGGAGATAATGGATATCTATACACATTTATTGATTATGAATATTCAAATATTGTAGATTATCCACAGGATTTATCAAGTCATAGTATTCAGAAAGTTAACAGTTGGTATCTTGCCAAAATTAAAGACCCATTCTCAGGAAAGGAAATAAACTTTGAATACGAAAGTTATACTAATAATTATGAACATTTATCCTTACTCACCTTATTCAACTATATAAATTTTGGTAATTATGGAGTTTCCTTTCTTGACTTAAAACGACCTGTACGTGATCCTTTTCCTGATCAGGTTTTTAACAGACTGATATCATCGAAATTAGTTGCAAAGAGACTCAAAAAAATTATAACGGAAAAAGAAACTATTGATTTTAATTATGATATTACAAGACTTGATTATGGAGGCAATGCTTTGAGCAGTATTTTGGTGAAAAATAAAAATGGTAATACGATCAAGCAAGCCAATTTCAGTTATTCATATTTTGATTCCGGTAATTGTTCATCCGGAGATTATTATTGTAAAAGACTTAAACTTGAAAAAGTAGTTGATTCTTCTTTGGGTACTTATTCTTTTTATTATGATAATAATGTATTTCCTCCAAGAAATACGTCTAAAGTTGATTTTTTAGGTTATTTTAATAATAATACTTCTAATGTTGTTTTTTCAAAAAATGATTATCATCCTAATGATTTACGTTATTATCCAAATACAAAATTTTATTTCTATCCTGATCTGCCTAAAGATAATATCTTACCATTTCAACTAAGAAACAAAACTGCCTTTGCTACTTCATTTCAGATAGATAGAACTCCATCTTCTGTATCAAAATTAGGCTTGTTAAAGAAAATGATTTATCCTACTGGAGGTTCTTTAGAACTGGATTATGAGAATGATGATTTTATGTATGAAGGAGAAAAGTATATATTGGGAAGTACGAGAGTTAATATGATGAGATTATATGATTCTCAAAACACAATAAGTAAAGAAATTAAATATAAATATATTAATGAAGATAACACTTCTTCGGGACAGATCAACTTTATGACAACTCCTGATGAAACTATTAATATTGAGACTCCTTCTGGTATTGGATTTAATACAGGAGCTATTATTGGTTATTCCAGAATTATTGAAGAAACTACAGGTAAAGGGTATATTGAAAAAAAGTATTCTAACTTTAATGATCACCCTGATCAGATTATGAGTCCTGATCAGAATATTTCGACTCAGGAACAGAAAAATTTTATAAAATTTATGAAGTTTCCAAGTTCCTATATACAATCATTTGATGACAGAAGGGGCAAGCTGTTATCTGTTAATTATTATAAAGAGGGGCAGGTTACTCCCTTGAAAAAAGAAGAATATTCCTATGATTATCAAATCAGAAATTCTTTGAAAGTTACTAAACCTTTTTATTTTGCTAAAAGCATTGGATATGATGAATATTCAGCGTCTAACTATGTATTAACTTATTTTAGTAATCTTAAAAGTAGTACTAAAGAAGATTTTTTTCCGGGAGGTAGCATAAAAGAAGAAAATACTTTCAATTATGATGATGCACGATTAGTCTCAAAAAAAACAATAACAGCAGGGGATACCACGGAAGAATTTTACAGAAATGCAAAAGATAAGAATATAGCAAAATTGGTCAGTGCTAACGTTTTAGATACCCCAGTTGAAATTGAGAAAAAGAAAAATGGAAAATTAATAGATAAGCAGGAAACCAAATATGATATTCCTGTCTCAATTCTTCCAAGCTCTAAAATATCTTATGACCTGGAAAGTAATACTGTTATTACAGACATCAAATATGATAAATATGATGATAAAGGAAATCTCATCCAATATACCAATAGAAATGGAAGCACTGTTGGAATTATATGGGGATATAATAAAACTCTACCTATTGCTAAAATAGAAGGTAAAGGTACTGATCATTTTATGACAATGTTATCTGATGAAAGTAATGCATTAAGTATTGCTTCTGACAAAGATATTGATGTTGCTACTGAGGATCAGTTTAGAACAAAGCTTGACCTTTTCCAAAGCAGACAGCATAGTTTTGATGTTGCTATTACTACATATACTTATGATCCATTGGTAGGAATGACAAGTATGTCTCCTCCTTCAAAAATTAGATCATTTTATAAATATGATGCAGGAAATAGACTGGAAAAGGTGGTTGATGTCAATAATAATATTATACAGGATTATAAATATAACTATGCACCAATTAAGTATTATAGTAGCGAAAAAACTAAAAGTTTTATTAAGGATTGTGGATCTGGCAGTTTAGGCAGTACTTATACGTATATCGTCCCAGCTTACAAGTATTCCTCAACAATAAGTCAGGCAGATGCAGATCAGAGAGCGCAGGAGGATATTAATATTAATGGACAAAGTGCTGCTAATCTCAACGGAATATGTACTCCTGTGTCTTGCAGTCTTAATTTTAATTCATCAATTGGAATAGCTGGTGGCGGAAGCGTTTCTGTTTCTCCAAATTCTTATTATAAGGCATCTTTTGGATTTTCTTCAGGACCTAATTCTACAAATTTGCCGTGGACAACAGGTGTTAAAATAGCTACTATATATGGACCTTGTAAGCCAATAGCAGATTATTCTTCATATAATGGACAAGTCTTTTATACAATTAAATCTGATGGTGATGTTATTTTGAAGACGCATTCAGGTACTTCTAGACCGAATAATACATCATACAATTACGAATTATTTTTTCCAATAAACTAA
- a CDS encoding T9SS type A sorting domain-containing protein, with product MKKKHLCAFTLCTILGLSAQEVVWQKDIQSSTQDFLSQVTTTIDQQYLITGSSIQSKSQSPEANSQKQNNGYDFHLVKLNQQGDQVWEKYFSGQNHDYLSATVTTQDGGFLLTGTSYSGKGLDKKEDSRGGSDIWLIRLNEFGDELWQKTLGTSSDEEARSVIQATDLGFFVAGNVQNSSKGYGSKDAWITRLDKDGKELSQLILGGKGLDEVEKMIPTKDGGALLGIYSRSSEVRDSGSGIRNPESKSSTISTATRNLSSATSTAISQMPKASSNFGEGDYWIVKLDKNGKVEWEKNYGGKGDDHIRTLALTSTGYIIGGESRSERSGNKTVGTQEGTDLWLIALNERGDEQWQKSYTFKNRDVLMGMSVITKSQESRTKSQDVTTGILLGGYTQAEGRIEKDDETFWMLYLDQNGNEQWRKHVAGESRQREERLSDLKLNRDGSIILAGTSAKELGKENWKIVKLGDKQVSQLIEKQDIKIYPNPVSDYAYVEIGFDFKEAEILLYDMSGRQLQSLKTKNNVTKINTQNLVQGAYLVTIKTDNNKTANAKLIKK from the coding sequence ATGAAAAAAAAGCATCTCTGTGCATTTACCTTATGCACAATCCTTGGGCTATCCGCCCAGGAAGTGGTATGGCAGAAAGACATTCAATCCTCCACCCAGGATTTTCTCAGCCAGGTTACCACCACCATTGATCAGCAATACCTTATCACGGGAAGCTCTATCCAGTCCAAAAGCCAGTCGCCAGAAGCTAACAGCCAAAAGCAGAATAATGGTTACGATTTCCATCTTGTAAAACTCAACCAGCAGGGAGATCAGGTCTGGGAAAAATATTTCTCGGGGCAGAATCATGACTATCTGTCAGCCACCGTTACCACCCAGGACGGAGGCTTCCTTTTGACCGGAACCTCTTATTCTGGGAAAGGACTCGATAAGAAAGAGGATTCCAGAGGAGGATCCGATATCTGGTTGATCAGGCTTAATGAATTTGGGGATGAACTATGGCAGAAAACATTAGGAACTTCCTCAGATGAAGAAGCCCGATCAGTCATTCAAGCCACCGATTTAGGATTCTTTGTTGCCGGCAATGTCCAGAACTCATCCAAAGGCTACGGTTCCAAAGACGCTTGGATCACAAGATTAGATAAAGATGGAAAAGAACTCTCACAACTTATTTTAGGTGGAAAAGGTCTGGATGAAGTAGAAAAAATGATTCCCACGAAAGATGGCGGAGCCTTACTGGGAATTTATTCCAGAAGCTCCGAGGTCCGTGATTCAGGTTCCGGTATCAGAAACCCTGAAAGCAAATCATCAACGATAAGTACTGCTACCCGCAACCTTTCATCTGCCACCTCTACAGCCATTAGCCAGATGCCAAAAGCCAGCAGCAATTTCGGTGAAGGTGACTACTGGATTGTAAAACTGGACAAGAACGGAAAAGTAGAATGGGAAAAGAACTATGGCGGGAAAGGAGATGACCATATCAGAACTTTAGCTTTGACATCCACAGGTTATATCATTGGTGGCGAATCCAGATCCGAAAGATCAGGAAACAAAACAGTAGGTACCCAAGAAGGTACTGACTTATGGTTAATCGCGCTAAACGAAAGAGGTGATGAGCAGTGGCAAAAATCCTACACCTTCAAGAACCGAGATGTATTAATGGGAATGAGTGTGATTACAAAGAGCCAGGAATCAAGAACCAAGAGTCAAGATGTTACAACAGGAATATTGCTGGGAGGCTACACTCAGGCTGAAGGCAGAATAGAAAAAGATGATGAAACCTTCTGGATGCTGTACCTGGATCAGAATGGCAATGAGCAGTGGCGAAAACATGTGGCAGGAGAATCAAGGCAGAGAGAAGAAAGACTTTCAGATTTGAAACTGAACCGGGATGGTTCTATTATCCTGGCCGGGACCAGCGCCAAAGAACTGGGGAAAGAGAACTGGAAGATTGTGAAGCTGGGAGACAAGCAGGTCAGCCAATTGATCGAAAAACAGGATATCAAGATTTATCCGAACCCCGTATCTGATTATGCTTATGTAGAAATCGGCTTTGATTTCAAAGAAGCTGAAATTCTGTTGTATGATATGAGCGGAAGGCAGCTTCAGAGTCTGAAGACAAAGAATAATGTGACCAAGATCAATACGCAGAACCTTGTACAGGGCGCTTATCTGGTGACCATCAAAACGGATAATAACAAAACAGCGAATGCTAAGCTGATAAAAAAATAA